A window of Pullulanibacillus sp. KACC 23026 genomic DNA:
ACCAAGGTCGGCCCCTTGTTCAAGGACAAATTTGGCTAACGTTTCAGGATGAGTAGAACCTACGCCTTCATTGATATTAATTCCATTTGGAGAGGCACCAATCGTCACGATATCCGCTTCTAAATCAGCAAACAAATGGGAAGCAAGTGAGGATGTTGCCCCATGTGCACAATCGAGCGCAATTTTAAGTCCACTGAAATCGTCTTCTTGAACCGTCTGCTTTAAGTACTGTAAATATTTCTGTCCGCCTTCAAAGTAATCACTAACTATGCCAATATCTTTTCCAACCGGTCGCGGAATATCTGCGTCATTCCCATCAAGGTAGGTCTCAATCTCGGCTTCCTGGTCATCCAATAATTTAAACCCGTCTGAGCCAAAAAATTTAATTCCATTGTCTGGGACTGGATTGTGTGAAGCAGAGATCATAACCCCTGCTTCTGCATCCATTGCTTTAGTCAAATAGGCAACACCTGGGGTTGAGATCACACCAAGACGCATCACCTCGACGCCAATTGAAAGGAGTCCTGCAACCAGTGCAGATTCAAGCATGGCTCCTGAAATGCGAGTATCTCGTCCAACTAAAACCTTAGGATTTTCGAGTCCTTTAGTTAAAACATACCCCCCCGCACGCCCTAAGCGAAACGCGAGTTCAGGCGTAAGTTCTGTATTTGCAATGCCTCTTACTCCATCAGTTCCAAAATATTTACCCATATAAAACACTCCTCGACTGTCAAACAATTATTAGGCTTGACTGCATTCCAACTCAAATTTGGTTATCCTGTTTTCCGACCATTTCTTACTGTCCCGATGACGAATTCGAAATAACAATATCTGCCGTCGTTTGACTCAGTACCCCATCGACAAAATCAGGCGTGGTTAGAAGAATCGGAACAACATGTTCACCCGTTGATAAACTGCCAATATTTATAACAACTTTAAGATCAGATGATTTAATTTGACTAATAATGGATTTTGCACCGCTTATGGTAACATCAACCGTCCTATTCTGCGGATCGTTAAACGAAACGTCCCTCGACTTACTTGTTGAATCGTTAACAATAATTGGTATGTCACTTATTTTCTTTGTGACTGTCTTTTCAAATTGAACAGTCGCCGTTACTTTCGCTGGATTCACTTTTTCAGCTCCGTTTGGAACAGGGATCTTTATATCCACTTGATTGCTTTTATTCAGGTTTCCTAAGTTGAGTGGAATATCATGAATACTATCAATGCCATCAATCACGTCGTGCGAACCAAAAATTTGAACAGTTTCGGAGCTGAGAGTGACTGATTTTATGCTTTCTCCATCAGGAGGTGAACCGGTCGGTTGAATATCAATTGGAACAACTTTTGACGGACTTACAACCGGGATCTTGATGCGGACCACTGCCGGGTTTAGTGTTACATCCAATTGATTTCCATTTTCATCATAAGCATTTAATGGAACTTGCTGATTAACGGCTCCGGTAACATCCTGCGCATTTAGAACACCTTTTACAAATGATATAGAATCAACCAGCTTCTGCCCGCCTGTTACTGTGACTTCTTTCGGTGAAAGGACAGGTGTCCCTAGCTTATAGCCCGCTGGCAATGATCCTTTATTAAGCAAATCAACACTTATTGGGAGTGTTTTCGTTACTTTCTTCTCCAACGTCACTGTGACTGTTGACGGCACGATGTTCAGCTTAACTCCCGATGGAAAACCGGAAACTTCAGGATGTACCTTATAAGTACCCGGGGACTTGCCGGTTAAATCTATGTACACGCTCTTCGTTGTCGTGTATTTTGTCTTTAATATTTCTTCACTATTGCCTTTTACCTGAATTTGCACAGTATCTGGAAGTCCATACAGAATTTCTTTATCTT
This region includes:
- the glmM gene encoding phosphoglucosamine mutase, whose amino-acid sequence is MGKYFGTDGVRGIANTELTPELAFRLGRAGGYVLTKGLENPKVLVGRDTRISGAMLESALVAGLLSIGVEVMRLGVISTPGVAYLTKAMDAEAGVMISASHNPVPDNGIKFFGSDGFKLLDDQEAEIETYLDGNDADIPRPVGKDIGIVSDYFEGGQKYLQYLKQTVQEDDFSGLKIALDCAHGATSSLASHLFADLEADIVTIGASPNGININEGVGSTHPETLAKFVLEQGADLGLAFDGDGDRLIAVDEKGQVVDGDHIMYICAKYMKSLGYLKKNTLVTTVMSNLGLYKALEEQGIETRQTAVGDRYVMEAMREEGFSLGGEQSGHLIFLDFSTTGDGMLSALQLVSTLKATGKKLSELASEMMTFPQKLVNVKVTDKNEVLKDEAIKALIQEVEREMEGNGRILVRPSGTEPLVRVMAEAPTEEKCDEIVDRVVVAIKEKFNPVS
- a CDS encoding CdaR family protein codes for the protein MDRLFRNSWFIRIISFLIALMLYTMVTAEQPTKNSTAVLLGTNDQSTTINETLDAKYDKDKEILYGLPDTVQIQVKGNSEEILKTKYTTTKSVYIDLTGKSPGTYKVHPEVSGFPSGVKLNIVPSTVTVTLEKKVTKTLPISVDLLNKGSLPAGYKLGTPVLSPKEVTVTGGQKLVDSISFVKGVLNAQDVTGAVNQQVPLNAYDENGNQLDVTLNPAVVRIKIPVVSPSKVVPIDIQPTGSPPDGESIKSVTLSSETVQIFGSHDVIDGIDSIHDIPLNLGNLNKSNQVDIKIPVPNGAEKVNPAKVTATVQFEKTVTKKISDIPIIVNDSTSKSRDVSFNDPQNRTVDVTISGAKSIISQIKSSDLKVVINIGSLSTGEHVVPILLTTPDFVDGVLSQTTADIVISNSSSGQ